A window of the Chloroflexus sp. Y-396-1 genome harbors these coding sequences:
- a CDS encoding YIP1 family protein yields the protein MESLAYLVRLSTAGLLLDVNTFRSQRDNPYALREGFLVVLIVGILVGIAGLIGNLLSRLASPDPLATLAIVQRSLERMALVVELQRINPDFSLDPVFSQLATTFSILQWSGVIGALITPFVYLLGWLIYGIVAHLTARALGGEGTLAQTLGCTALASGANLLAIAQIIPFVTVAGTTLLGLIGCYIGLRTAHQLSAWRAFWAALLGPILLGLLLLVISCGGVAVLVAAAQGS from the coding sequence ATGGAGTCACTCGCTTATCTTGTTCGGCTTAGCACTGCTGGCCTTCTGCTCGACGTGAACACCTTCCGGTCCCAACGTGATAACCCATATGCATTACGTGAAGGATTCTTAGTTGTGCTGATAGTGGGCATTCTGGTTGGGATCGCCGGATTGATCGGAAATCTGTTGAGCAGACTGGCCAGTCCCGATCCGTTAGCTACACTCGCCATCGTGCAACGCTCGCTGGAACGCATGGCGCTTGTCGTTGAACTACAGCGAATCAACCCTGATTTTAGCCTTGATCCGGTTTTCAGTCAGCTCGCAACGACCTTTAGCATCTTGCAATGGAGTGGCGTTATTGGCGCCCTGATCACGCCTTTCGTCTATCTTTTGGGCTGGCTGATATACGGTATCGTCGCGCATCTGACAGCGCGCGCCCTCGGCGGCGAAGGTACCTTGGCCCAAACTCTTGGCTGTACCGCGTTGGCAAGTGGCGCCAACTTGCTCGCAATTGCACAAATCATTCCGTTTGTCACGGTTGCCGGCACCACACTATTGGGCCTGATCGGCTGTTATATTGGTCTGCGCACAGCCCATCAATTATCGGCGTGGCGTGCCTTTTGGGCTGCGCTGCTGGGTCCAATCTTGCTTGGCCTTCTGCTTCTAGTCATCAGTTGTGGGGGAGTAGCAGTACTGGTCGCTGCTGCCCAGGGGAGCTGA